One Phocaeicola dorei genomic region harbors:
- the thiH gene encoding 2-iminoacetate synthase ThiH: MFSEELEKIDWEKITKAIYSKTEHDVLRALGKEHCDVDDFMALISPAAAKYLEPMAQLSKRYTEERFGKTISMFIPLYITNSCTNSCVYCGFHISNPMARTILTPEQIEDEYKAIKRLGPFENLLLVTGENPAKAGVPYLAKALDIAKKYFSNLKIEVMPLKAEEYAELKEHGLNGVICFQETYNKARYNIYHPRGMKSKFEWRVNSFDRMGQAGVHSIGMGVLIGLEEWRTDVTMMAYHLRYLQKKYWKTKYSVNFPRMRPAENGGFQPNVIMNDRELAQLTFAMRIFDHDVDISYSTREPAQIRDNMARLGVTTMSAESKTEPGGYYTYPQALEQFHVSDERTAMEVENALKSLGREPVWKDWDVSFDKFTPMR; this comes from the coding sequence ATGTTTTCAGAAGAACTTGAAAAAATAGATTGGGAAAAGATCACCAAAGCCATCTACTCCAAAACCGAACATGACGTGCTCCGCGCCCTTGGTAAGGAACATTGCGATGTGGACGACTTTATGGCACTCATCTCCCCCGCAGCAGCAAAATACCTAGAGCCGATGGCGCAACTAAGCAAAAGATATACCGAAGAACGTTTCGGCAAAACCATTTCCATGTTTATACCGCTGTATATAACAAACTCCTGCACCAATTCTTGCGTGTATTGTGGTTTTCATATCAGCAACCCGATGGCTCGTACCATCCTCACCCCCGAACAGATTGAAGATGAATACAAAGCCATCAAAAGACTTGGTCCTTTTGAAAACCTATTACTAGTGACCGGAGAAAATCCGGCAAAAGCCGGAGTCCCTTATCTGGCCAAAGCCTTGGACATCGCCAAAAAATATTTCAGCAATTTGAAAATAGAGGTAATGCCCCTCAAAGCCGAAGAATATGCCGAACTGAAAGAACACGGACTAAATGGAGTCATTTGCTTTCAGGAAACTTACAACAAAGCCCGTTATAATATATACCACCCACGCGGAATGAAATCCAAATTCGAGTGGCGGGTAAACAGCTTCGACCGTATGGGACAGGCAGGAGTCCACTCCATAGGCATGGGGGTACTCATCGGATTGGAAGAATGGCGCACCGATGTGACCATGATGGCTTATCACTTGCGTTATCTTCAGAAAAAGTATTGGAAAACCAAATACAGTGTAAACTTCCCTCGTATGCGTCCGGCAGAAAACGGTGGTTTCCAGCCGAATGTCATCATGAATGACCGTGAATTGGCGCAGCTCACTTTTGCCATGCGCATCTTCGACCACGATGTGGACATCTCCTACTCCACCCGTGAGCCGGCACAAATCCGCGACAACATGGCAAGACTCGGAGTGACTACCATGAGCGCTGAAAGCAAAACCGAACCGGGAGGATACTATACCTATCCGCAAGCTTTGGAACAATTCCATGTAAGCGATGAACGTACAGCTATGGAAGTGGAAAACGCACTGAAATCATTAGGAAGGGAACCGGTATGGAAAGACTGGGATGTTTCTTTTGACAAGTTCACACCAATGCGATAG
- a CDS encoding ribose-phosphate pyrophosphokinase, translating to MSKTSPFMVFSGTNSRYLAEKICNSLGCELGNMNIMHFADGEFAVSYEESIRGAHVFLVQSTFPNSDNLMELLLMIDAAKRASAKSIVAVIPYFGWARQDRKDKPRVSIGAKLVADLLSVAGIDRLITMDLHADQIQGFFDVPVDHLYASGVFLPYIESLQLEDLVIATPDVGGSKRASTYSKYLGVPLVLCNKTRLKANEVATMQIIGDVKNKNVILIDDMVDTAGTITKAADIMKEAGAISVRAIASHCVMSGPASERVQNSGLEEMVFTDSIPYANRCSKVKQLTIADMFAETIRRVMNNESISSQYII from the coding sequence ATGAGCAAAACATCACCTTTTATGGTATTCTCAGGAACAAATTCGAGATACCTTGCAGAAAAGATTTGCAACAGCCTCGGTTGCGAATTAGGAAACATGAACATCATGCATTTTGCTGATGGTGAATTCGCTGTTTCTTATGAAGAATCAATTAGAGGCGCACATGTTTTTCTGGTTCAATCTACCTTTCCTAACTCTGACAACTTAATGGAACTGCTGCTAATGATTGATGCAGCTAAAAGAGCCTCCGCAAAGAGTATTGTAGCCGTTATCCCCTACTTTGGATGGGCACGTCAGGACAGAAAAGACAAACCTCGTGTTTCCATCGGTGCTAAACTGGTAGCCGATCTTCTGAGCGTGGCAGGCATTGATCGTTTGATCACAATGGATTTACATGCCGATCAGATTCAAGGATTTTTTGATGTACCGGTAGACCATCTCTACGCTTCTGGCGTATTCCTACCTTACATTGAATCATTGCAACTGGAAGACTTGGTAATCGCAACTCCGGACGTGGGTGGTTCAAAACGCGCCAGCACTTATTCCAAATATTTGGGTGTACCCTTGGTGCTTTGCAACAAGACGCGCCTGAAAGCCAATGAAGTGGCCACCATGCAAATTATCGGTGATGTAAAAAATAAAAATGTCATCTTAATTGACGATATGGTAGATACAGCAGGTACTATTACCAAAGCTGCCGATATTATGAAAGAAGCGGGAGCCATTTCCGTCCGCGCGATCGCTTCTCACTGTGTAATGTCAGGTCCTGCATCTGAACGCGTTCAGAACTCCGGCCTAGAAGAAATGGTATTTACCGATAGTATTCCTTATGCTAACCGTTGTTCTAAAGTGAAGCAACTGACCATTGCCGATATGTTTGCTGAAACAATCCGCCGCGTGATGAATAATGAGTCTATCTCTTCACAATACATCATTTAA
- a CDS encoding thiamine phosphate synthase, whose translation MKLILITPPTYFVEEDKIITALFEEGLDTLHLRKPGTAPMFAERLLTLIPEQYHKRIVVHGHFYLKEEYKLKGIHLNGRNPNLPEGYKGHVSCSCHSLDEVKEHKSGCDYVFLSPVFNSISKLNYNSAYTAEELRAAAKASIIDKKVIALGGIDEENLLEVKDFGFGGAAILGALWNKFDACTDRDYRCVIEHFRKLRDLAD comes from the coding sequence ATGAAGTTAATTCTAATAACACCCCCCACTTATTTTGTGGAGGAAGATAAAATAATTACAGCTCTTTTCGAGGAGGGGCTAGATACACTCCATCTGCGAAAGCCCGGTACGGCACCTATGTTTGCAGAACGTCTGCTAACCCTTATCCCCGAACAATATCACAAACGCATCGTGGTTCACGGACATTTTTATCTGAAAGAGGAATACAAACTGAAAGGAATTCACCTGAACGGCCGTAATCCGAATCTGCCGGAAGGATACAAAGGACATGTCAGTTGTTCCTGCCATTCGCTAGACGAAGTTAAAGAGCACAAATCTGGTTGCGATTATGTATTTCTGAGTCCGGTATTCAATAGTATATCCAAGTTGAATTATAACTCGGCATACACCGCCGAAGAACTCCGTGCCGCCGCCAAAGCGAGCATTATCGACAAGAAAGTCATAGCTTTGGGAGGCATTGACGAAGAAAACTTGCTGGAGGTAAAGGACTTTGGTTTCGGAGGAGCCGCCATATTGGGCGCCCTTTGGAATAAATTCGATGCATGTACTGACCGCGATTACCGATGCGTGATAGAACATTTCCGGAAATTAAGAGATTTAGCAGACTGA
- a CDS encoding glutathionylspermidine synthase family protein, with amino-acid sequence MKRIPVTPRLDYREKIEALGFDFHGDYWREEAYYHFTAEETACLEEATNEAYHLYCEAAQFIIEDNPEFMERALNIPKEIGERIRASWDADELSLYGRFDFILAKDGTPKILEFNADTPTSLLEASVIQWQWKEDVFPECDQFNGIHEGLVQSWKDIFPKKGEIYFAGALENNEDTGTLQYLASTAMEAGFSTRVLDMQALDLQNGRFFDPAGELVNRCFKLYPWEWMVDESPDGCLAEMEWLEPIWKLVMSNKAILATLYELFPDSPYVLPCYLSRPRSGLFCKKPVFSREGHNVSVVDIRNWEEHVRIAETEGDYNTGAYVYQEYVEPTVYSGRYPVIGSWIIGGEAAGIGIRENRMEVTDNLSEFVPHIIG; translated from the coding sequence ATGAAAAGAATACCAGTTACGCCACGTCTGGATTACCGTGAGAAAATAGAAGCGCTAGGGTTTGATTTTCATGGTGATTATTGGCGCGAGGAAGCATATTATCATTTTACGGCTGAAGAAACAGCTTGTTTGGAGGAAGCGACCAATGAGGCGTACCACCTGTATTGTGAGGCTGCCCAATTCATTATTGAGGATAACCCGGAATTTATGGAGCGTGCGTTGAATATTCCGAAGGAGATTGGTGAGCGTATTCGTGCTTCTTGGGATGCGGATGAGTTAAGTCTGTATGGTCGTTTTGATTTTATATTAGCCAAGGATGGTACTCCGAAAATATTGGAGTTCAATGCTGATACACCGACTTCTTTGCTTGAGGCATCTGTTATCCAATGGCAATGGAAAGAAGATGTTTTTCCGGAATGCGACCAGTTTAATGGCATTCATGAAGGATTGGTGCAGTCATGGAAAGATATTTTCCCCAAAAAAGGAGAGATTTATTTTGCCGGTGCATTAGAGAATAATGAAGATACAGGAACGTTGCAATATCTGGCAAGTACGGCGATGGAGGCTGGGTTTTCTACCCGAGTATTAGATATGCAGGCGCTGGATTTGCAGAATGGACGATTTTTTGATCCGGCAGGTGAACTAGTGAACCGGTGCTTTAAACTTTATCCGTGGGAGTGGATGGTGGACGAAAGTCCTGACGGATGTCTGGCGGAAATGGAATGGTTGGAGCCGATATGGAAATTGGTGATGTCCAATAAAGCGATCCTTGCCACATTGTACGAGTTGTTTCCGGATTCTCCTTATGTGCTTCCTTGTTATTTGTCGCGCCCTCGGTCGGGTTTGTTTTGTAAAAAACCGGTCTTCTCTCGTGAAGGTCATAATGTAAGCGTTGTTGATATCCGGAATTGGGAGGAACATGTACGTATAGCTGAAACGGAGGGTGATTATAACACTGGAGCTTATGTATATCAGGAGTATGTGGAACCGACAGTGTACAGTGGCAGATATCCAGTTATTGGCTCTTGGATTATAGGAGGAGAGGCTGCGGGTATCGGTATTCGCGAAAATCGTATGGAGGTTACGGATAACTTGTCCGAGTTTGTACCACATATTATAGGATAA
- a CDS encoding HesA/MoeB/ThiF family protein — MIQSPFFNLTTKKVERYNRQIILPELGEKGQQRLQQAKVLIVGVGGLGSPVALYLTGAGVGTIGLVDDDMVSVSNLQRQVLYSEAEVGMPKATQAKKRLEALNHDVQINAYPTRLTKENADEIIRTYDIIIDGCDNFATRYLINDICVKWGKVYVYGAIRAFEGQVSVFNYRGGPDYRHFFPDEAEMLSMPHPPKGVLGVTPGMIGCAEAAEVLKIIGEYGEVLSGKLWTINVKTMETHLISF, encoded by the coding sequence ATGATACAAAGCCCCTTTTTCAACTTAACAACAAAGAAAGTGGAAAGATATAACCGTCAAATCATTCTCCCTGAATTGGGAGAAAAAGGCCAACAACGGCTTCAACAAGCCAAAGTACTTATAGTCGGTGTAGGCGGTCTGGGATCTCCTGTTGCCTTGTACTTGACAGGAGCCGGAGTAGGTACCATTGGATTAGTAGACGATGATATGGTAAGTGTCAGCAACTTGCAACGTCAAGTACTTTATAGTGAAGCCGAGGTAGGTATGCCCAAAGCCACCCAAGCCAAGAAACGTCTCGAAGCCCTGAACCATGATGTGCAAATCAATGCCTATCCCACAAGACTGACTAAAGAGAATGCGGATGAAATCATCCGCACCTACGATATCATTATAGACGGATGTGATAATTTCGCTACCCGCTACCTCATTAATGACATCTGTGTGAAATGGGGAAAAGTCTATGTATATGGCGCCATCCGCGCCTTCGAAGGTCAAGTATCCGTCTTCAATTACCGGGGAGGCCCCGATTACCGCCACTTTTTCCCCGATGAAGCAGAAATGCTGTCCATGCCTCATCCACCCAAAGGAGTATTGGGTGTAACCCCTGGCATGATAGGTTGCGCCGAAGCCGCTGAAGTGTTGAAGATTATAGGTGAATATGGCGAAGTGCTAAGCGGCAAATTATGGACGATTAACGTGAAAACGATGGAAACCCATCTCATTTCTTTTTAG